The Prunus persica cultivar Lovell chromosome G8, Prunus_persica_NCBIv2, whole genome shotgun sequence genome includes a region encoding these proteins:
- the LOC18767313 gene encoding mediator of RNA polymerase II transcription subunit 19a isoform X2, translating to MDPEGTKFGQGPKELTGAVDLISHYKLLPHHEFFCKRSLPVSISDTHYLHNVVGDTEIRKGDGMQLDQLIQSTSYFSKPRIQPFDLDILREAFHLRETAPIDLPLADKGIPTIAAKSKSESKDKEKKHKKHKDRDKEKDKEHKKHKRRHKDRSKDKDKEKKKEKSGHHESTGDHSKKHHEKKRKHDGDEDLNDVHRHKKT from the exons ATGGATCCTGAAGGAACAAAGTTTGGACAAG GACCAAAAGAGCTGACCGGTGCTGTAGATCTCATAAGTCACTACAAGTTGCTTCCCCACCATGAGTTTTTCTGCAAGCGATCACTTCCTGTATCAATCTCAGACACACACTATcttcataatgtggtgggagacACAGAAATTAGAAAAGGAGATGGGATGCAGTTGGATCAACTTATTCAGAGTACATCATATTTCAGTAAACCACGCATACAGCCTTTTGACCTAGATATTCTCAGAGAGGCTTTCCATCTTAGAGAAACAGCTCCTATTGATTTGCCACTT GCCGATAAGGGGATTCCAACTATTGCAGCGAAATCAAAGAGCGAGTCTAAAGACAAGGAGAAGAAACACAAAAAGCACAAAGACAGAGACAAAGAGAAGGATAAAGAGCACAAGAAGCACAAACGCCGTCATAAAGATCGAAGTAAAGATAAagacaaggagaagaaaaaggagaaaagtgGGCATCATGAATCGACTGGTGATCACTCGAAGAAACACCATGAAAAG AAAAGGAAACACGATGGAGATGAAGATCTTAATGATGTTCACAGACACAAAAAAA CATAA
- the LOC18767313 gene encoding mediator of RNA polymerase II transcription subunit 19a isoform X1, translating into MDPEGTKFGQGPKELTGAVDLISHYKLLPHHEFFCKRSLPVSISDTHYLHNVVGDTEIRKGDGMQLDQLIQSTSYFSKPRIQPFDLDILREAFHLRETAPIDLPLADKGIPTIAAKSKSESKDKEKKHKKHKDRDKEKDKEHKKHKRRHKDRSKDKDKEKKKEKSGHHESTGDHSKKHHEKKRKHDGDEDLNDVHRHKKSKHKSAKIDEMGAIRVAG; encoded by the exons ATGGATCCTGAAGGAACAAAGTTTGGACAAG GACCAAAAGAGCTGACCGGTGCTGTAGATCTCATAAGTCACTACAAGTTGCTTCCCCACCATGAGTTTTTCTGCAAGCGATCACTTCCTGTATCAATCTCAGACACACACTATcttcataatgtggtgggagacACAGAAATTAGAAAAGGAGATGGGATGCAGTTGGATCAACTTATTCAGAGTACATCATATTTCAGTAAACCACGCATACAGCCTTTTGACCTAGATATTCTCAGAGAGGCTTTCCATCTTAGAGAAACAGCTCCTATTGATTTGCCACTT GCCGATAAGGGGATTCCAACTATTGCAGCGAAATCAAAGAGCGAGTCTAAAGACAAGGAGAAGAAACACAAAAAGCACAAAGACAGAGACAAAGAGAAGGATAAAGAGCACAAGAAGCACAAACGCCGTCATAAAGATCGAAGTAAAGATAAagacaaggagaagaaaaaggagaaaagtgGGCATCATGAATCGACTGGTGATCACTCGAAGAAACACCATGAAAAG AAAAGGAAACACGATGGAGATGAAGATCTTAATGATGTTCACAGACACAAAAAAAGTAAG CATAAGAGCgcaaaaattgatgaaatggGTGCAATCAGGGTAGCTGGCTGA
- the LOC18767616 gene encoding TMV resistance protein N translates to MAQEASSSNTCPPASSGYSYHVFLSFRGKDTRKTFTDHLYTAFVNAGFQTFRDDDELERGKGIKPELEKAIQQSQSCVIVFSKDYAFSEWCLDELVMILERKKRSSSQEHVVLPIFYDVDPSQVRRQTGSLAEAFATHQKNQSLNRVSRWRAALTEIADVAGMVLQNQADGHESKFIKKVVKVIEERLSRTPISVARHLIGIHSQVKKINLWLRDGSTDVGILMIYGMRGIGKTTIAKYVYNSDFKRFEGSSFLENIREVSEQSNGLVKIQRQLLSDILHGRKVNIHSVSEGIIKIQDTISSKRVLLVLDDVDHLDQLDAILRMQDLFYPGSKIIVTTCCAGLLQAHHKVIKVHNVATLGYTESLELFSWHAFGQDHPIEAYMAHSHRVVSQSGGLPLALKVLGSSLSGKSIAVWESALNKLEAIPNSEILKKIRISFDSLQDDHDRSLFLHIACFFIGMDTYVISRILDDCGFYTTVAIQNLIDRCLVTIDENNKVEMHNMIRDMGRGIVRLESEDPGKRSRLWHHKDSFKVLTENTGTKTIEGLALNMYTHPEVDIPSRSSNALASLETNAFARMHKLRLLQLGPVQLNGCYEEFPKGLRWLCWLEFPLDSLPCNFPLERLVVVEICYGSLRQVWKGTKYLPSLKILNLSHSNALIETPDFSHIPNLERLILKDCESLVDVHESIGNLERLIYWNMEDCKNIRKLPKNMCMLKALETLIISGCSNLNELPMEMRKMESLKMFQADRVPIHRLLTTNEVKLWPRKTPEICWVSYLPRTIVDLSLSDCNLSDGDFPRDFGQLSSLRRLDLSWNPISGLPECIRGVSRLDQLSFYSCWRLKSLVRLPRVVKRLILSCCSSLEKVSFQSIYLPESIRISGNRSLVEVEYRYKLELLEKVDAEMINLLGLSNLESTKTIMMATIYDANPHGMEEKMCPSPILGLYQYGIFSTFLPGNEVPGQFSHKTAGSSISFTLPLLPNLMIRGLNIFAVYSESNNDSPNKINVNYRIFPYPIITEVSNKSKGVKWIYGPTFFGVPGDGQDAIWLSHWKFGNQLESGNEVTVSLFTISELQVKECGVQLVYEQEQEQEENMMNSQHNNNKKTDTFYPHVIGGDLSSFEVRPGTYFLCRLPIGLTSTIIDMDVRASVLSNYLIRGSLQITDREEEQQGDCTLAAQRSSNSNNRGGRGWKVLNLIMATVFFLSVPLVARSSLLRPKKRHATRSP, encoded by the exons aTGGCTCAAGAAGCTTCCTCTTCCAATACTTGTCCTCCTGCTTCTTCTGGATATAGTTATCACGTGTTCTTGAGTTTCAGAGGCAAAGACACTCGCAAGACTTTTACAGACCACCTCTACACAGCCTTTGTCAACGCAGGCTTCCAAACCTTCAGAGATGACGATGAACTCGAGCGAGGAAAAGGCATCAAGCCGGAGCTTGAGAAAGCCATCCAGCAATCACAAAGCTGTGTCATCGTGTTTTCGAAGGACTACGCGTTCTCTGAATGGTGCCTTGACGAGCTTGTGATGATTCTTGAACGCAAGAAGAGGAGTAGCTCTCAGGAACATGTAGTTTTACCGATCTTCTACGACGTTGATCCATCTCAAGTAAGGAGACAGACTGGAAGTCTTGCAGAAGCATTTGCTACACACCAAAAGAATCAATCCTTAAACAGGGTAAGCAGATGGAGGGCAGCACTTACAGAAATTGCAGATGTAGCAGGGAtggtcttacaaaatcaagctGATGG GCATGAGTCAAAGTTTATCAAGAAAGTCGTGAAAGTGATTGAAGAGAGACTAAGTCGCACGCCTATTAGTGTTGCCCGCCACCTGATTGGAATCCATTCTcaagttaaaaaaatcaatctgTGGCTACGAGATGGATCAACTGATGTCGGCATACTTATGATTTATGGCATGCGCGGAATTGGGAAGACAACAATTGCAAAATATGTTTACAATTCAGACTTTAAAAGATTTGAAGGAAGCAGTTTCTTGGAAAATATTAGAGAAGTATCAGAACAATCCAATGGCTTAGTCAAGATACAAAGGCAACttctttctgatattttgcATGGAAGAAAAGTGAACATACACAGTGTTAGTGAGGGGATAATAAAGATTCAAGATACTATTAGCTCTAAAAGagttcttcttgttcttgatGATGTGGATCATTTGGACCAATTAGATGCAATACTTAGGATGCAAGATCTGTTTTATCCAGGAAGTAAAATCATCGTAACAACTTGCTGCGCAGGGTTGTTACAAGCTCATCACAAAGTTATTAAGGTCCATAACGTTGCAACTTTGGGATACACGGAATCATTGGAGCTCTTCAGTTGGCACGCTTTTGGGCAGGACCACCCTATCGAAGCTTACATGGCACATTCGCATAGGGTGGTATCCCAAAGTGGGGGACTTCCATTAGCTCTTAAAGTTCTGGGTTCTTCTCTGTCAGGAAAAAGTATAGCTGTCTGGGAAAGTGCATTAAACAAATTGGAAGCTATTCCAAACAGTGAAATCCTAAAGAAAATCAGAATAAGCTTTGATTCTTTGCAAGATGACCATGACCGAAGTTTATTCCTTCATATTGCATGTTTCTTTATTGGAATGGATACATATGTCATTAGCAGAATACTAGATGACTGTGGATTCTACACAACTGTTGCCATTCAAAATCTGATTGATAGATGTTTGGTAACAATTGATGAAAACAATAAGGTGGAGATGCATAACATGATTCGTGACATGGGAAGAGGGATTGTTCGCCTAGAATCAGAAGATCCGGGGAAACGTAGTAGGTTATGGCATCATAAGGATTCTTTCAAAGTATTGACGGAAAATACT GGtacaaaaacaattgaagGTCTTGCCCTCAACATGTATACACACCCTGAAGTAGACATCCCTTCAAGAAGTTCAAATGCATTAGCCAGTTTGGAAACCAATGCATTTGCAAGGATGCACAAATTAAGACTGCTTCAGCTTGGCCCTGTACAACTCAATGGATGCTATGAAGAATTTCCTAAAGGATTAAGATGGTTGTGTTGGCTTGAATTTCCTTTGGATTCTTTACCCTGTAATTTTCCTTTGGAGAGGCTGGTTGTTGTTGAAATTTGCTATGGCAGCTTGAGACAAGTCTGGAAGGGAACAAAG taTCTCCCATCATTGAAGATTTTAAATCTCAGCCATTCCAATGCTCTCATTGAAACCCCGGACTTTTCGCATATCCCCAATCTGGAGAGACTGATTCTTAAAGATTGTGAAAGCTTGGTTGATGTCCATGAATCCATTGGAAACCTAGAGAGACTGATTTATTGGAATATGGAAGACTGCAAGAATATTAGGAAGCTCCCAAAGAACATGTGTATGCTAAAAGCCCTTGAAACACTTATCATATCTGGTTGCTCAAATCTTAATGAGCTTCCAATGGAGATGCGGAAGATGGAGTCTCTGAAGATGTTCCAAGCAGATAGAGTTCCAATACATCGATTACTCACCACCAATGAGGTCAAATTATGGCCAAGAAAAACTCCCGAAATTTGTTGGGTTTCTTATTTACCGCGCACTATAGTAGACTTAAGTCTTAGCGACTGCAATCTTTCTGATGGCGATTTTCCTAGGGATTTTGGTCAGCTATCTTCGTTGCGAAGATTAGATCTAAGTTGGAATCCAATTTCTGGCCTACCAGAATGCATAAGGGGTGTTAGCAGGCTCGACCAACTCTCTTTTTACTCTTGTTGGAGGCTCAAATCACTTGTAAGGCTACCAAGAGTTGTAAAAAGATTGATATTGTCATGTTGCTCatcattggaaaaagtatCATTCCAATCTATATACCTACCCGAAAGCATCCGTATAAGCGGCAACCGGAGTCTAGTTGAGGTTGAATACCGCTACAAGTTAGAGCTCCTTGAAAAAGTTGATGCAGAAATGATCAACCTTTTGGGGCTGAGCAACTTGGAATCCACCAAAACTATTATGATGGCCACCATATACGATGCCAATCCCCATGGTATGGAGGAGAAAATGTGTCCCAGTCCAATcctg GGACTATATCAATATGGGATATTCAGCACATTTCTTCCTGGTAATGAGGTTCCAGGCCAGTTCAGCCACAAGACTGCAGGGTCCTCAATATCTTTTACTCTGCCTTTACTTCCTAATCTCATGATCAGAGGCTTGAACATCTTTGCTGTGTATTCGGAATCCAACAATGATTCTCCTAATAAGATCAATGTCAATTACAGAATATTTCCATATCCCATAATCACTGAAGTCAGCAATAAGAGCAAGGGCGTGAAGTGGATCTATGGCCCGACATTCTTCGGGGTTCCAGGTGACGGACAAGATGCAATATGGTTAAGCCATTGGAAGTTTGGGAATCAATTGGAAAGTGGCAATGAGGTGACTGTTTCATTATTTACCATATCTGAGCTTCAGGTAAAGGAGTGTGGCGTGCAGCTTGTGTATGAACAAGAACAGGAACAAGAAGAGAATATGATGAATAGCcaacacaacaacaacaaaaaaacagataCTTTTTATCCTCATGTTATTGGTGGAGATTTGTCAAGTTTTGAGGTGAGGCCAGGAACATACTTCCTCTGCCGTCTACCTATAGGTCTTACATCAACGATTATTGATATGGATGTGCGAGCATCAGTTTTGTCCAATTACCTCATTAGGGGCTCTCTTCAAATCACAG ACAGAGAAGAAGAGCAGCAGGGTGACTGCACGCTTGCAGCACAGAGGAGCAGCAATAGCAATAACCGCGGTGGCAGAGGTTGGAAGGTGCTCAATCTCATCATGGCCActgtcttctttctctctgttcCTCTAGTGGCTCGCTCTTCTCTCCTTCGGCCAAAGAAGCGTCATGCAACAAGATCTCCATAG
- the LOC18768346 gene encoding uncharacterized protein LOC18768346 yields MYSSSSTARVGNLPPIAIKLDGTNYPLWLAQVVRHLKGRNFMGYVDGTKPCPAYFLTDDQGKSTFNVDPAFDAWIHVDRTIQNWINALLTPSVFSTVADSASSRTTWVSLERHYASPIDTRVLQLCGELLHAARADYVSTAAYLNKINSIADNLRLAGSPIADRDLVIIVMNAFPTYEFSTTAITFDYLKKVLLNLEKHLTQPGVPVYSLEPATAPIPASPYRGSGVDPGGSSSSQTVGPSSTTNANVNGNSASPSNSASRPSPAGCYCCIFSSPKVLT; encoded by the coding sequence ATGTACTCTTCCTCCTCCACGGCTCGTGTCGGGAACCTTCCTCCGATTGCTATCAAACTTGATGGCACAAACTACCCTCTTTGGCTTGCACAAGTTGTTCGTCACTTAAAAGGTCGAAATTTCATGGGCTATGTAGACGGGACGAAGCCATGTCCCGCCTATTTTCTGACTGATGATCAAGGCAAAAGTACTTTTAATGTTGATCCCGCATTTGACGCCTGGATTCATGTGGATCGAACGATCCAGAATTGGATCAATGCGTTGCTCACTCCCTCTGTCTTCTCTACCGTGGCTGACTCCGCTTCTTCGCGGACAACGTGGGTGTCTTTGGAGAGGCATTACGCTTCTCCAATCGACACCCGGGTTTTGCAGCTGTGTGGTGAGCTTCTTCATGCAGCTAGGGCTGACTACGTCTCCACTGCGGCTTacctaaacaaaataaactccATTGCAGATAATCTTAGGCTTGCAGGCAGCCCTATCGCTGACCGTGATTTAGTGATCATTGTCATGAATGCCTTCCCAACATATGAGTTTAGCACCACGGCTATTACCTTTGATTATCTTAAGAAGGTGCTGTTGAATCTTGAAAAACATCTGACTCAGCCAGGCGTGCCTGTTTATTCTCTTGAACCTGCCACTGCTCCCATCCCTGCCTCACCATATCGTGGCTCAGGCGTCGATCCAGgtggttcttcttcttcccagaCTGTTGGTCCTTCTAGTACTACAAATGCTAATGTTAATGGTAACAGTGCCTCACCTTCCAATAGTGCTTCTCGTCCTTCTCCGGCTGGTTgttattgttgtatttttagctCACCGAAAGTATTGACATGA
- the LOC18767250 gene encoding uncharacterized protein LOC18767250 encodes MASTTSTSFFLIKLDGTNYPLWLAQVIPVLKSRNLMGHVDGTKPCPAYLLTDGKGKTVNPAFDAWIKEDRMIQSWINGSLTAAVSSMVVSSACSRSIWLSLEKRYGSQSQNDRVLQLCGELLHKRSDISISAYLNRTNSIADKLRVAGSPISDHDLVTVVTSNFPQYKITANSTWNPLTYKVLQNILLTLEKELPM; translated from the coding sequence ATGGCTTCCACCACCTCAACGTCTTTTTTTCTAATCAAACTCGATGGCACCAATTATCCTCTTTGGCTTGCCCAAGTCATCCCCGTCTTGAAAAGTAGAAATCTCATGGGTCATGTGGACGGGACAAAGCCATGTCCTGCCTATCTTCTCACCGATGGAAAAGGCAAAACTGTTAATCCCGCATTCGATGCATGGATTAAAGAGGATCGGATGATCCAGAGTTGGATCAACGGCTCACTTACTGCCGCTGTTTCGTCCATGGTGGTTTCCTCTGCTTGTTCACGGAGTATATGGCTGTCGTTGGAGAAGCGCTACGGTTCTCAGTCTCAAAACGACAGAGTTTTGCAGCTCTGCGGTGAGCTTCTTCACAAGAGGAGTGATATCTCCATCTCGGCTTACCTAAACAGAACAaactccattgcagacaaacTTAGGGTTGCTGGCAGCCCTATCTCTGACCATGATTTAGTGACGGTTGTCACCAGTAATTTCCCGCAGTATAAGATTACGGCTAACTCTACCTGGAACCCTCTCACCTACAAAGTTCTTCAGAACATACTATTGACCCTTGAAAAAGAATTGCCTATGTAA
- the LOC18768504 gene encoding TMV resistance protein N produces MSSSSTSLPSNAIKLDGTNYPVWLAKAIPILQSRNLTGYVDGTKPCPDYYLTDAQGKITFTVDPAYDRWIREDRMVQSWINASLAPSVLSVVANSTTARNAWLSLEKRYASQSHNPNSATTAAFAFASVPPPSGRGGSPRSGSTSFRGRRVAPSVGASSTAYDNPSGNGNGNGNVSSPSSYHVFLSFRGEDTRKTFSDHLYTAFVKAGLRTFRDDDELKRGEHIQQEVLRAIKESKCFLIVFSKEYASSLWCLDELVMILDRKRSSNSSHVVLPVFYDVDPSQVRKQTGSFATAFARHEMRHSLETTKRWRAALTEVANVAGMVLQNEADGHEAKFIQKIVKVIEDRLSRTPLSAAPHLIGIDYRVKNINQWLQDQSTDVGILAIYGMRGTGKTTVAKFVYNSNFRRFEASSFLENIKGSSEQPNGLVQVQKQLLTDILDGRKVRVNSVSEGITEVEDAISSKRILLVLDDVDHMDKLLDLLLGMKDRSSRGSKIIITTSNVGLLRSDRYQVIKVHDIGTFRDSESLELFSWHAFGKDHPIEGYKEISKKVVNHCGGLPVALKTLGSSLSGQSMVVWKSALEKLEAIPKDEIIKKLRVSYDSLQDDHDRDLFLHIACFFIGMENDIMVRILDGCGFQTIVGIQNLLDRCLIRIDRCNKVQMNHMIRDMGRGIVGLESKQSGQRSRLWRHKDSFEVLTENSVRNIFFLYLYALLFVHPFWLLGTENIEGLILDMRMHPAYSALSRRSNVEVVLEANAFAKMNKLKLLQLSHVQLEGNYQEFPKGLRWLSWHQSQLEMLPIDFPLKSLVVLEMCYSSLRRFWNQRTECLPTMKILNLSHSHYLKETPDFSFVPNLEVLILKDCPSLVDVHESIGKIETLTELNMEDCKNVRKLDISQLRFLETLIISGCSNLNKFPMDMRKMKSLKVFQADPIHQLLHTAEDPEVELGQENIPEMFWTSYIPSNLVDLSLGNCNLSDDDFPAAFRNLSSLQNLNLSGNPIRSLPDCIRGLKKLYTLSFSQCTRLKYLVRLPKVGEHIVISGCTSLEKISYQSISYRPTRFVIGSNWKLALLQGCFKFEPIDAFDDAEMINLLGLTNWASMRIITDTTHDALVNAETEKKQQPIKGLYENGIFSTFLPGDQVPKQFSHYMDGLSVSYTVPLLPNLKIRGLNVFAVYTKSNTPSKYNYTRDSSLRPIMGQVDNKTSRVAWTYGPLHYGVPSDGEDVTWLSHWRFGDQVRGGDEVDFKVFPKAEIRVKKCGIQVVYEQGEKRWKSYTEDPFLSKCNCWRSVGVWV; encoded by the exons ATGTCTTCCTCCTCAACTTCTCTTCCGTCAAATGCCATCAAACTCGATGGCACCAATTATCCTGTTTGGCTTGCCAAAGCTATTCCCATTTTACAAAGTCGAAACCTCACGGGTTATGTGGACGGGACCAAGCCCTGCCCTGACTATTATCTCACTGATGCTCAAGGAAAAATAACCTTCACCGTTGATCCCGCATATGACCGGTGGATTAGAGAGGATCGGATGGTCCAAAGTTGGATCAATGCCTCGCTTGCTCCCTCTGTTTTATCTGTTGTGGCGAACTCCACTACTGCACGGAACGCATGGCTGTCTTTGGAGAAGCGCTACGCTTCTCAATCTCACAACCCTAATTCTGCCACTACAGCCGCCTTTGCCTTTGCCTCAGTACCTCCTCCATCAGGACGCGGTGGTTCTCCTCGTTCGGGGTCAACAAGTTTTCGAGGTCGCCGGGTTGCACCCAGCGTTGGTGCTTCTAGTACTGCATATGATAACCCTAGCGGAAATGGTAATGGTAATGGAAATGTCAGTTCTCCATCTAGTTATCACGTGTTCTTGAGTTTCAGAGGCGAAGACACTCGCAAGACTTTTTCTGACCACCTCTACACGGCCTTTGTGAAGGCCGGCCTTCGCACATTCCGAGACGACGATGAACTAAAGAGAGGAGAACATATTCAGCAGGAAGTTCTGAGAGCCATCAAAGAGTCAAAATGTTTTCTCATTGTGTTCTCAAAGGAGTATGCGTCTTCGCTTTGGTGCCTTGACGAGCTCGTGATGATCCTCGATCGCAAGAGGAGCTCTAACTCTAGCCATGTCGTTTTGCCAGTATTTTATGACGTCGATCCATCCCAAGTGCGAAAACAGACGGGGAGTTTTGCAACGGCGTTTGCCAGACATGAAATGCGTCACTCGTTGGAGACGACAAAGAGATGGAGGGCAGCGCTTACAGAAGTTGCAAATGTAGCCGGGATGGTCTTACAAAACGAAGCTGATGG GCATGAGGCGAAGTTTATCCAGAAAATTGTTAAAGTGATTGAAGATAGGCTAAGTCGCACGCCATTAAGTGCTGCGCCGCACTTGATCGGAATTGACTATCGAGTCAAAAACATTAATCAGTGGTTACAAGATCAATCAACTGATGTTGGCATTCTGGCAATTTATGGGATGCGTGGAACAGGGAAGACAACGGTTGCCAAATTTGTTTACAATTCAAACTTTAGAAGATTTGAAGCAAGCAGTTTCCTTGAAAATATCAAAGGAAGTTCAGAACAACCCAATGGCTTAGTTCAAGTACAAAAACAACTTCTTACTGATATTTTGGATGGAAGAAAAGTGAGGGTAAACAGTGTAAGTGAGGGCATAACTGAGGTTGAAGATGCCATTAGCTCTAAAAGAATCCTTCTTGTTCTtgatgatgtggatcatatggaCAAATTATTGGATCTACTACTTGGGATGAAAGATCGGTCTTCTCGAGGAAGTAAAATCATCATAACAACTAGCAATGTAGGGTTGTTAAGATCTGATCGTTACCAAGTTATTAAGGTGCATGACATTGGAACTTTCAGGGACAGTGAATCATTAGAACTCTTTAGTTGGCATGCTTTTGGAAAGGACCATCCCATTGAAGGTTACAAGGAAATTTCAAAAAAGGTAGTAAACCACTGCGGAGGACTTCCCGTAGCTCTTAAAACTTTGGGTTCTTCTTTATCAGGGCAAAGTATGGTTGTATGGAAAAGTGCATTAGAGAAATTGGAAGCTATCCCAAAGGATGAAATCATTAAGAAACTTAGAGTAAGCTATGACTCTTTGCAAGATGACCACGATCGAGATTTATTCCTTCACATCGCATGCTTTTTCATTGGAATGGAAAATGATATCATGGTTAGAATACTAGATGGTTGTGGTTTCCAAACAATTGTTGGCATTCAAAATCTCCTGGATAGATGTTTGATAAGAATTGACAGATGTAACAAGGTGCAGATGAATCACATGATTCGTGACATGGGAAGGGGAATTGTTGGCTTAGAATCCAAGCAGTCGGGGCAACGCAGTAGGTTATGGCGTCATAAGGATTCTTTCGAAGTATTGACAGAAAATAGTGTAagaaatatattctttttgtaTCTGTATGCTTTACTTTTTGTGCATCCATTTTGGTTACTT GGTACAGAAAATATTGAAGGTCTTATTCTGGACATGCGTATGCACCCTGCATATAGTGCTCTTTCAAGAAGGTCAAATGTTGAGGTAGTCTTGGAAGCCAATGCATTTGCAAAGATGAACAAACTAAAGCTACTCCAACTTAGTCATGTACAACTCGAAGGAAACTATCAAGAATTTCCTAAAGGATTAAGATGGTTGAGTTGGCATCAATCTCAGTTGGAAATGTTACCCATTGATTTTCCATTGAAGAGTTTGGTTGTTCTTGAAATGTGCTATAGCAGCTTGAGACGATTTTGGAATCAGAGAACTGAG TGTCTCCCAACAATGAAGATCCTAAATCTCAGCCATTCCCATTATCTTAAAGAAACCCCTGACTTTTCGTTTGTTCCCAATCTAGAGGTTCTGATTCTGAAAGACTGTCCAAGCTTAGTTGATGTCCATGAATCCATTGGAAAAATAGAGACACTCACTGAGTTGAATATGGAAGATTGCAAAAATGTTAGGAAGCTGGACATTTCTCAGCTAAGATTCCTTGAAACACTTATTATTTCCGGTTGCTCAAATCTTAACAAGTTTCCGATGGACATGAGGAAGATGAAATCTCTAAAAGTGTTTCAAGCAGATCCAATTCACCAATTGCTCCATACCGCAGAGGATCCAGAGGTTGAACTAGGGCAAGAAAACATTCCAGAAATGTTTTGGACTTCTTACATACCAAGCAACTTGGTAGATTTAAGTCTTGGAAATTGCAATCTTTCTGATGATGATTTTCCTGCGGCATTTCGAAACCTGTCCTCATTGCAAAACCTAAACCTAAGCGGCAACCCTATTCGCAGCCTACCGGATTGTATTAGAGGTCTTAAGAAGCTCTAtacactttctttttctcaatgCACAAGGCTCAAATACCTTGTAAGGCTACCCAAGGTTGGAGAACATATTGTAATATCCGGATGCACCTCATTGGAGAAAATATCGTATCAATCGATTTCCTATCGACCCACCCGCTTTGTCATTGGATCCAACTGGAAGCTAGCTCTGCTTCAGGGCTGCTTCAAGTTTGAACCCATTGATGCATTTGACGATGCAGAAATGATCAACCTTCTGGGCTTGACCAACTGGGCATCCATGCGAATTATTACGGACACTACACATGATGCGCTTGTCAATGCTGAGACTGAGAAGAAGCAGCAACCCATCAAG GGACTGTATGAAAATGGTATATTCAGCACATTTCTTCCCGGGGACCAGGTTCCAAAACAGTTCAGCCATTATATGGACGGGCTCTCAGTATCTTACACCGTGCCTTTACTTCCCAATCTCAAGATCCGAGGCTTGAACGTCTTCGCCGTCTATACAAAATCCAACACTCCTTCTAAGTACAATTACACTAGGGATTCATCACTTAGACCTATAATGGGTCAAGTCGACAACAAGACCAGCCGCGTGGCATGGACATACGGCCCGTTGCACTACGGCGTCCCGAGCGATGGAGAGGATGTGACATGGCTGAGCCATTGGAGGTTCGGGGATCAAGTGCGAGGGGGCGATGAAGTAGATTTTAAGGTATTTCCAAAAGCGGAGATTAGGGTAAAGAAATGTGGCATCCAGGTCGTGTACGAGCAAGGAGAGAAGAGGTGGAAGAGCTACACGGAGGACCCTTTTTTATCCAAATGTAATTGCTGGAGAAGCGTCGGTGTATGGGTTTAA